The Ictalurus furcatus strain D&B chromosome 12, Billie_1.0, whole genome shotgun sequence nucleotide sequence TGTTTTCATATGATTACTCTTATTCCCTTTAACCGGCCAGCTTTCCCCTGTCGTACGACAGCTACCAGGAGGGGTGGGTGAAGGGTAACACATGTATGAAGACAGACTGATGCGTGAAGGCTTATCTTTTTGAACTGTTGCACATGCTGCATCacaagggcagtgtaacacgctcagaggaaagtgctgtctgccctcttccaaaTAGATTAACTCATGATTGTTTAGCGTCACTTTGATTGCTACTCCTCTCACCCACCCATAGTGCACGGCCCATTTTGCTCCCATTGCTCCCAGCCACGgatgactgtggcatgattggGATTCAGACTTGTGAGCTCCGGAGGATAGAACGTGACTTTTCTATTGAAGCCTGCTGCTTCTGATCATGACTGCGGTTAGGACGTATAAACATGACTTGCGTAATGTTATTCCTCTTTGTGTAGTTAGTTTtggtgtgaaaatattttttattacacatcCTAGTTTGCTGTTTATTGTTAGGCTGCCAGTTAAAGTCTTGGTATTTTGTATATTAAGAACTAGTGGGAGTAGTAGTCCACTTTATAATAGAGGACTGTTCATGACAGCCTTTAGTAAGGTTGTTCCAAACTGAAGCGTGCAATTGAAGCATTTCTTTCAATGTGAGCACTACAGATCATCACCAGAtaaagattttcatgcacaggGGTGAATTTAGTAAATAAATTGGACTTCTGATGGAATACTAGATCTGCCACTTTGCTAGGATCAGCTTCTTGCTTAAGAGTCATGAAAAGGTTTTGCTTACTCTCTTGTAATGTGCATGTCCTGAAGTTGGCATATTGGGCACTGATTGGCTCATGTTGATGATTATACTATCACTGgtattaaaagaaacaaaaaatactGAAGGGGAAAATGCAGACTTTtccacaaataaaatacatgaccTGACATACCAACGTGCGGGGTGAATTAACTAGGTTAGTAATTAAATAGACAAGTTAGTAATTAACTCggagcatttttttaaaaagtggactacgtaaaaagaaaagcatcattaataaaatcatgaatGCTTTTGGGCTGTTTTGCAGGTTTCCAAGGCCTCTTGTGAATATTCATAAAATATGAAAGTGGCAGAATATTTAACCCCAAACCTGGTGCCCATAGATGAATATTTGCACATATTTGAATGAGCCCAGATATACCGAAATATTGAAGTCAGCACACAAATGATTAAGAGAACACAAAAATCAATGTTTTTCAATGAACAGTTCAGTCTTTGTATGGATTTGACCCCATTTGAAAGTCTATGGTCTAAACTGAAGATGGCAGTACACGTTGGCAAGTTTGAGTATATAGAATAAATGCTGCTTATAAGTGTTCttcagttttgtttattatatgaATAGGCACAGACAACAGGTGCAAATAACTTTGAAATGAGGCTtaggaaaacaaaagaaaccctactttttatgttgtttaccAATATACCATATCTTATTTAATGTATGCATGgtatttcttttctcattttcatgaagTTTGCCAATAATTCTACTGGACAAAATATTTCTGAAGGACCCAGATCATGTTGTTTTTAAGTATTGGATTATATTATACCAGTATCTACTTATTGAAATGACCagatatagtatacagtattcCCAAACACaagggtgagtcaaatgaaaatcttataattattattagttagtTTTGTTTGCAAATAGATGTCACTAAAGTGTTTTGTATTTCTACACCATCTACATTTTGAAGAATGCAAGTGTTCCAGCATTTAACAAGTGTCCGGATTTCTctagaaaataaaacatcttcTGGTTGCTCGTTTATGACCTTTAAAGTTTTCATTAAACCCCCACAATACTCAATCAAATACTCAAGTTTGGAtacagaaatgttttctttattttttactatttctcatattttaatataataatgaagACTTTCAAACTATGGACAAAATGGAAATTTGCCTGGGGAACAAGCTTTATTTCCCATCTCGCCTTTAAGAGCTTCTGTATACATCCCATTCCACCACCCcacatttttcctatttttttttttttttacttccatcCACCCATGTCCACTCAGCATATTTCCTCGTCCTCTCTGTCACCTTCTTTCTCCAAtgcatctatctctctcttgcaGTCTTCGCACCCCTGCGTCCCACACCGTCCTAACAGCACCAGTCCCTCTGAGTTCATTCCTTCCATCATCACCCCAGGCAATCCGTCCTTCCTAGAGGGCCATGTGGTGTCAATCACCTTTGCTTGCTGGCAGTGCTGAAGAGGAAGGTTGATGGAGTAGATGCTGCCACTAGCATCAGCCATGATTATATCTTCATAAGGGGGGGCATGGCTGGCAGCCTCTTCCAGGCGAATACGAGCACGGTGATTCATCTCAATCACCATCTTGGTGTAGGAGTTGAGGGTGAAGACAGCAGCAGCCATGCAGCAGCTGAAAGAAATCCAAGCCAGACTGGACGGAAATGTAGCTGTTAGTGTTGAAccaaatgaaatggaaaatgtttaaaagagaaTGAGACAAAAAAGTTAAGGCTTACGCGAATGACCAGCCATAGTCCCAGGTCTGCGGTCTCCAGTCTTTAGGACCAATGCTCACAGTCAACTGAAACACTGTAGTGTACATCATATGTGCTACCATCCCCAACATTCCTAAAACAAAGACAATGGCATGGAAATTTACAACAGAAAGGACATAAAAGGACATGATTAAATGTTGCCAAGCATTATACGCTATATAGtgaaaagtatgtggacacctgatcttCACACTcttatgtggttcttccccaaactgttgccacaaatttggaagcatgGAATTGTCTAGACTGTCTTGGTATTCTGTAggattacagtttcccttcactggaactgagacccaaacctgttccagcatgaaacaaagtgagctccatgaagacatggtgtgttaaggctGGAAGAAGTTGGAAGAACttgtgtcctgcacagagccctgacctcaaccccactgaacacctttgggatgaactggaactggcaCCTCCTCGACATCCCagcatcagtgtctgacctcaacctcactaatgctcttgtagctgaatgaacacaaatccccacaccCACGccacaaaatctagtggaaagccttcccagaagagtggagcttgggtgtgatggtcaggtgtccacaaaggTTTGgttatatagtgtatgttaCCTTCATTACCATCATCAAGGTATTAAACTGAATACCCAATACCTCACCTGAGAGAACGGTGCAAATGGCAGCAAAGGCATTGATCTTGAGTGCATACATCTCCTTATTTAAGCAAAGTAACAGCAACTCCATCCACATCATTAGGAATCCCATGGCCAGCAGAGTGATATACATGAACTCTGAGAACAAGGAGAGCCAAAGAACCCCtgaaaatatatagatatataaaacaGACATGTAAGATAATGACATTCttctttattattgttaaaaatccactgttaaaaagaaaattacCATATTGGTAACCTCATAAACCCATTCTGGTTATAGATGGTGTCTAATATATAGTTGGAATCACACAAGCACTTTGTAAAATATGTTCTATTGCACCCATCCTAACTGCCAGGTATGGTGAACATTACCCAGGTACCCTCTTGTGCGTCAATACAAGCATACCAAGAAAGATCGTCAACAAAATCACAAACTAACTGTATTTGATATGAACACCATTATCATACAGCAgcattcctcttcctccttcttcttgcTTCATACAAATGTGAAACTTCATGTGCAAACTATCCTCCAAAGCTGGAGACAGACTTCTATCTCTCTTGTCATCTCCTTTCACATTTCACGGATGTAGTGAATGTACTTTATTCTTCTGGAGTCATATGGAACTACTACTAGCTGGAGTTGGATTGATTCATTAACCTGCTAGGAAGACTACTAATGAACTTGTGCTTGACTCTGGGGTTTTGTTAACCAATCGTTTGACCTAGCTGAGAGTTCTTGTTATGCAAAGTACCCACCCTATGGTGCTATCTGGACCAGGCAGAGAAGATTCTTTCATCAGACCAACTGTTCATCTGCCACAGAAGTAAGACACAGGGTGATCCTTGATCACAGCCCCTAAACTGACATGCATTTCCGCCTAATGGTCCTTACTTAGATGCATGACGCTCCAGGAAGTCTGCACTGTAGGTACCTGGTCAACACTGTGCACCTTCTCCAGGTTGTATAAGGCTAACATCGCTCCTCTCAGATGAATGGGTGCAGAGGTTATCTCCAAACATCTTTCCAGTCAGTCCTAAGGTGGGTTGGTTCTTCATGACATTATGGCACATTATTTACTACCTGGAGGCTAACAGGATTTAAAAAGAATGCTAGTTACATATGTACCTGTGGTTCTTTGAACAACAGCAGAACATGGTGAGATGCTTCCAAGAGAACATTTTCTGTATGACAAGAGTATTTATCCCAAACACTACATCAGTGGTTTTGGTGAAGGTATTTGGTagacatgtgcacacacacaacagggtATCCAGGTGATATTCACCACCCCTGCTGTTCACAGAAGTGTAGTCACATACGTGTTTACCTTGGGCTTCTACGGGAGTCAATTCAATGAAACTTCGACATTTCTCTCCTGAAACGGAAACACAATTATGTgctgatttaatttattaattatttttgttcaaTACTATTAAAAAACTGCATTCGGTTGCTTAAAATTTCTGGGGGATTGTACCATTCATGCGAGTCTGCAGTTTAGCAAAAGAAGTGAATGCACAATGCCAGTAagttttctggtagagagcagaattcatgtttccctcaattactgcaagttgcccaggccctgaagcagcaaaacatgCTTGAAAATAGgtctgatgttctttttgtggaattcggtgtttggtttacaccagatgtaacgagacacctgtcttccaaacagttccacttttgactcaacagtccacagaacattcttccaaaaggtttgaggatcatcaaggtgtgttttggcaaaattcagatgagccttaatgttcttctgtgttGGCAGTGGttttcctttgatgttgtccttggctcttttgtgacttcctggatgagtcgttgctgtgctcttggaggaattttggaaggtgttccacttctgggaaggttcactactgtgccgatttttttttccatttggagataatggctctcactgtggttctttggagtcccagagcctttgaaatagctttgtaacccttctcaGACTGAtctatttcaatcaccttcttcctcatcatttctggaatttctttcaactttggcatagagtgttactgggtaagaccttttaaccaacttcatgctgggtttgcagtaatcaggcctggttgtgtctagttcagctgaaccccattatgaatacagtttaatagatttggggaattaggaACTACGGGGtcaaatacatttacacacaggcccagttggtattggataaaatttttgcttcaattagtattattattaaaaaactgtattttgcatttactcatgttgcctttgttttatcttagattttgttttaatttcttaaacTATTTACCACTATtgtggcaaatactttttcacagcattgtataatgtttataattgcGTAAagttttttaaacatatctttttatatataatattttagtcttgttgtttaattgggttgtctttatctactttcaggacttgtgtgaaaatccgatgatgatttaggtcatattcatgcagatatattgaaaattctaaagggttcaccaCTGTAAAATCAACTCAGTTAACCATCACTGAACACAGTGCCACCTGAAttgtatattaattaattaggaAGGAGGTATATTAATTCTGATCTTCTTGGAGAAGCAAAAATATCCAACTCTCTTACCGTCACCGTTGTGATGTTTCTCACAGGATAGCCAGAAACCAGTGTGAAAGTATCTAAGCATATATTTGTCCTCTCCTGTTTCCCAGACATAGTGGACTGTATTGGACAGCTTCTTTGCCTTCATGAGGGCTTGCTCCTCCATCTGCTTTGGGGTAGTTGTCACATTGGACTCAGGCTTTTTGGTGTCTGAAGTTGGGCTCTCTATGTTAGGGTTTGAATGGAGATAGAGgggggaatttatttatttatttatt carries:
- the si:ch211-232m10.6 gene encoding germ cell-specific gene 1-like protein — translated: MLKRMSRRSRSLLSLSLTSLALTLSVLAFCTSFWCEGTHKVVKPLCLSPVKMKNCGQNNTQPYITESPTSDTKKPESNVTTTPKQMEEQALMKAKKLSNTVHYVWETGEDKYMLRYFHTGFWLSCEKHHNGEKCRSFIELTPVEAQGVLWLSLFSEFMYITLLAMGFLMMWMELLLLCLNKEMYALKINAFAAICTVLSGMLGMVAHMMYTTVFQLTVSIGPKDWRPQTWDYGWSFALAWISFSCCMAAAVFTLNSYTKMVIEMNHRARIRLEEAASHAPPYEDIIMADASGSIYSINLPLQHCQQAKVIDTTWPSRKDGLPGVMMEGMNSEGLVLLGRCGTQGCEDCKREIDALEKEGDREDEEIC